A genomic segment from Nicotiana tabacum cultivar K326 chromosome 7, ASM71507v2, whole genome shotgun sequence encodes:
- the LOC142162359 gene encoding uncharacterized protein LOC142162359, protein MVDNNYTEPFNACILKARHVPIIKMLEEIRIKVMNLLATNGDDIIKWNDLRKKRCTCRVWQLSGITCPHAIKDILYDKDEPLSQIHWYYSKEAYSLTYNHKLQPVRGKFFWKVEPAHAMKSPDISKNVGRLRAKRTRESKEEGREWNYSRKRVMMTCNNCGGENHNAMGCFKEKTIAETSKSRKKKQ, encoded by the exons ATGGTTGACAACAATTACACCGAACCATTCAATGCATGTATTCTGAAAGCAAGACATGTTCCAATCATCAAGATGTTAGAGGAGATAAGGATAAAAGTTATGAATTTGTTGGCTACAAATGGAGATGACATTATTAAATGGAATG ATCTTAGAAAGAAAAGATGCACATGTAGAGTGTGGCAATTATCTGGTATCACATGCCCCCATGCAATCAAGGATATATTATATGACAAG GATGAGCCACTGTCACAAATTCACTGGTACTATAGCAAAGAGGCATATTCATTGACTTATAATCACAAACTCCAGCCAGTTAGGGGGAAATTTTTTTGGAAAGTAGAACCAGCTCATGCAATGAAATCTCCTGATATTTCCAAGAATGTGGGTAGACTTAGAGCGAAGAGAACCAGGGAAAGCAAAGAAGAGGGTAGGGAGTGGAATTACTCAAGGAAGAGAGTTATGATGACATGCAACAATTGTGGTGGTGAAAATCACAATGCTATGGGTTGTTTCAAG GAGAAAACTATTGCAGAGACttcaaaatcaaggaaaaagaaacaatag